Within Ipomoea triloba cultivar NCNSP0323 chromosome 9, ASM357664v1, the genomic segment ACGTTGTTTCCATTCCACAttgagcttgagggggagtgttagataTATTAGGAATGTGTATGGTTGTGAATTAGTCTAGCATGGTAGTAGCCTATTGTGTAGGACCTAAACAACAGTTGTATTATTGTAGGAGTTTGTGGTGTATCGATTGAATCAGTTAATCAAATCCTCATTCTCCTTTAAACACAAGCATGCCCTTTTGACATCTTTGCGTGTTCCAATAATGTttatatcatcaacatagatGGATATTATACCAAAACCATCAGAGGATTTCTTAATGAAGATGCAAGGACTGATATCTTTATTCTCATATCCTTGTTTTAAGAGGAATGCACTCAATCTATAAAACCATATTCTTTCCGATTGTTTTAAGCTATATAATGACTTTTACGTTGTATATATTTCAATCTATCTTTCCTTTCCATAGCGGATTTTGAATACTCTCGGGTACTTTCATATATCAGCATATATTGACCCAAATATGCAGTCACAACATCCATTAATTGCATATCTAAGTTCATTTTTATTGCCCATGATATTAAATAGTGAAACGAGGTGTCATTAAGAACAAGAGGGTAAGtttgttcaaaatatatttcaaatctcTGTGAAAACCTTTGGGCTACTGATATCTTTGATTCTGAACCATTATTTACTCCTTATTTAgttgtttttggtacaaattgTCTATATCTTCGTGGGAACtgagactcgtttgtgtgttatgtTGTTCAAATGTGTCATTGTCCACAACGAGTAGCAAATGAAGTATTTTAGAGCTTAttggatcaattttggaagCTAAAGAACCCACTCAAGGAAGATAGGAACAACGGAGCACGAAACGGAAGGAAATCAAACAAGGAAGCAGCCACACGGCCACCCACACTACCGTGTGAGTAGCCGTGAGGCCACTTAATTCACCGTCCAGCCGCGACCACCTCACGGCTAGGCTCACGTCGTGAGGCCTGCGTTGTTTGCTATTTAAGCGACGtttgttttgcatttttagGAGATTCtaaaccctagttagttttgacttatttttcctcttctctttagattttCCTAGCATAGATTAGCATAGTTTTACATTGGATTACTTACTTTCAAGCTTTAATCGCGGATTGGATTGGTTTTCTACCTAGATTTCTTCTTCAATAGtaaaatttcatttcttccttatttactttcttcttaGTTTTCTTGCAATGTTGATGGTGATTTACTTTAGCTTTGCATTGTTTACCATTATAATGCgcgagtagttagcttttgggtttggattagggttctattgctattttTGATGCTAGGTTTGTagttattgcataaaggggataatttaTCTACCTAtagggtttttatgtttgaattggattattaatTCTTCTTGTTAGTGATTGATGCGCAGCAATTGTTAGCTTGTTTTGAAGAGGCTTTTATCTCAATGAAAGTTGGATGAAAGACTCAAGTCTAACCAATTCGAAACCCAATTTTCCTATTATgaaaataggggtaatttggggcttataatgcttttgtgttccAAGgattatgattgatgcatcacgaaaatAGGGCAATCATAttctaattcttgtttattgattatTATCGTAGCTTAGatttgaattcttatgtgcattgccatAATTCCCTTGGTGAATTGTTTTTcccctaattctgagattgttagtACATTAAGAaagcaatacccctaatctggaccaattattttatcatatagttaatccgtatttaatttgcattccttTATATTAAAAACCCAAAAATGTCAGTTTACTTTCCATACTTAGTTATATTTGCTTGGATCCTTCTGAATTCCAATACATTAATGTCTAGAATCTTGCAATTCATACAAGTACGTgcccatagccccaatcctcagcagaAAGACATTTTCACCTTCTTTTTACCATCACCACTTTTACTCATCAGCTACCAACCTCGTTTTATATCTAACCACCTCATTACTTTTAAAACACCAATTTGGATCCTACTGGATCACACCTTTTCTGGTAAGTATGGGAGGGACAAGGATTTTCCTTCTGTTAAGCGAGTTGAACTCAGCCTCAATTACCTCTTTCCATTTCAACTAGTCAGAGCGCTTCCAGCACTCTGCTATAGTTTTAGGTTTAAATGAGTCTTTATCTACTTCGAGAGATTGGATAGTTATTCATATGCTAAAAGAGCGACGATATATATAAGATATTCAAGACATTTTCAAGTAAGCTTATTGATTTGTAGAGATCCTTACTATATATGGAACAATACTTGAGTTTTCCAATCACACATACCACCTCTAGGCATATTTCATACATGTCCTAATAGGAACATAGATTATGATAATACACTTTCTTCTCCAGGAAGTAAAACATTTAGTTTATAATTGACTATGTTAAGTCATAAGAAGGATCATAGCTAGCGATTTTACACTTCTTATGTTGTGAATTTCGTTTATCTCGTTTTGAGaaaattcatcagggatttttAAAACAAGTAACCAGTTACCTATATAAATATGTGGTAAATGCATCTATTAGCTAcatatctaattatattatttactgcTAGTTTAAATAGCGAAATATAATGTCATGGAAAGATATGACCAATATTGGGTCTCTGCGAAAAACCCATTTAAATTTCTCAACTCGCTTTATATTTTATCACTTGCCTTTTCATGACATCTTCTTGTGTATATATTTCTTTAGCGAGTGTGATTtgtatgccttaattgctctatTCTATCAAAAATAGTTAGCACGCTTCGGGCGTTATACTACTGTTTTAGTTTCTGGATCTAGATTTAAGTATTGTGAGCAATAGAGGCAAATATGTTGTCGACAATTGTAAtagctttgaaaatatttgatCATCGAGACCAACAAATCAATCATATTTAGACATTATTGCTCCTCTTGAAGATAATAATCTCCCTAACCTACACATTTGAATTTTATGAACGAACTTTTCAAATGTGGATGCAGGTAGAGACTTAGTAAACATATATGCTAGATTGTCATTAGATTGAACCTTCTGAACCTGTTCTGAAGTTCGTGTGGAAAAATAATTTGGGTGCAATATGCTTTGTAAGGTTCCATTTAACATATCCACTACTCACCTGTGCAACACATGCTGCGTTATCTTCATACAGGATAGTGGGGGTATGGCCAGTATTTGTTATTCCACACGATCTCCTGATCAGAAAGCGAGAGAGAATACTAATgtccataattattatttatttataacaatgATTTCTAATGCCTAGCTAGTGTAGGTCACGTCAATCTCTTgatcagaaaaataaaaatatatttttaagtaaCAACCATACAAACTTTGTAGAAACTAATTTGAATTATTAAAATAGTTGGTGTGTTCGTGATAGTCTAAGGAGAGAATTAGAAAGTTTTATGTATATAAGGATATATAACTGAAAAATTAtgtcaaggaccttgtggtccagtggcatcaaatttttccttttatacgggaggtggtgggttcgagtctcagtagagGTGCAAAAGATATTATGTAACATGATCATGAgttttacatattatttttaggaaaaatggtcaaataagccttcAAATTTTACCTAAAAAACCAATTAAGcctctaaactttttaaagtagcaattaaacgcATCCTAAAAAACCAATTAAGcctctaaactttttaaagtagcaattaaacgcATCCACAATGTATTTTGGTGCAATGATAATAAACTAACCAGCAACTGTAGAATGGCAGCCGATCACTTTATTGCCGGATATATCGTCGGAGTTGGTTAGAATGTTGACCAGAACCCTAGTGACCTGTGATAGTAGGTCACTAGGTCACTAACCGGTTGTCTTGTGTTTTACTCGACCCAACCCTAGTCGGGAGATGGGTCCCACGGGTCAATAGAAGGTGTGCTTTGCACCCAGGACAAAACCCTCGATCACATCTGGTCAGGAAGACTGTCTTGAGCACCGAACCCAATTACTAAAGTCGAAGCACGCACAACTCGATTGCATTATATGATCACATATATCACCTTTATGCGAATGTCAGGAATCCGGAGGCACGTGGAACCATTAGGACTGCCCTTGTTGTAACCGATACATGGAAGTCACGATACTAACATGCCGGATGCTCGGCATGCATGTGTTCCTTCCAAACTTCTATATAATGCGCATTATATGTCTAAAGGAGGGACTTTTGGACTTTACTATACACGACTTAAGCTCGAGAACGTCTGACCTCATATTCGCTATGTGCATGTGACCACCCTATACCATAATCGAGTGCCATACACACCAGTATTtgtctctctcacacacacacacacacacatatatatatatatatatatatatatatgtatgtatgtatgtattagaTTGCTCTTCTAATtagacacacatatatacatgatCTTCTTCGGACATCCTTTCAAAACATTCTGAAAACTTCATATAAAAATATCTTGACAAAATTCTAGCAAAAGTTCACTCTTTCTGTTTGGCCATTATGCACTGAGTTCTAATTGAGATGTTAACATAAAGTGAAAAACATTTTGAAAACGAGGGGCGTGGGGTTGTGCTTCTGCAATTATATATTGTATGATATTTTCAAGAAAAGTAACATACCTTTTGCACTTTAGGAaactttttctcattttattatgatatttCCAAGAAAAGTAACATACCACAGATAAGGATACTCTTAGCACGAGGCTGTTGTAAACTCTATAAATAATCGACCTTCcattttattatatgtttgatTCAATTAACGAGActtaactaaaattatttttaatttaattttttataatattaatatacaacatttatatatttagaaattacactaaaaatactattaaacacaaaaaataaaatttaaaaataagtaaaaaataataaagaaaataaacaaagaaaaaagagttagtttgaTTATTAATGAATAGTAAGTTGGATAAATAGAACAAAGGAGTATGAATTATTTAGCAGAAAAACCTTAAATGTGATAATTTAGTCTATTTAAagtgtatataatataaaacttctccatataattttatattatagttTGGTAGAATGCTAGTATTATAAGTATTAATCTTTCATTCTATATAAGAGATCACTGTTTTAATCTTGATTCTTTTAAATGTAGccacacaaaaaatataattttaaacttgcatattatttttaatttataatgacATGCATGGATGTATGCATTTAATTAGTTCCCATATTCAATTCCACGGCTTAAAGCCTCTACTTTTTGTGGATTTTCTTGACTTGTTATGACTTAGGTTTATATAATTTTTCTGTTTCATtgtatgaataataataataataataataataataataataataataataataataataataataataataataataataataataaatattttttttttctgatctAGAGATTGACCTACACTAGCTAGGCATTAGAAATCTTCACTTAATAATCTATCCATAAAATACACATAATAATCAACACCACatgcattaaatattttttttttacctactgaagtacaaaaagtcaatactgCACCATTGGACTCAAACCCATGACATATGGAAAAGTCACTCGTGCTACTAAATCACAAAGTCATTAGCTAAATATCTTCTAGAACCATCCTTAATTGATAAATTCAATGTATCTTAACCAACTCATATGAACTGAGAGTTATATTGGTGGTGGATATATATGTAGACTTTCATATCAAAATATCTTGACAACAATAACATGAGAAAGTTGTTGGAAAAGAGTAGGGTGGGAGCATCAATTTATCTTAACTAACTCATATGAATTAAGATCAGATCGAGTTATATTGGTGCTACATCTATGTACACTTTCGTATCAAAATATCTTGAAAAGAATAACATGAGAAGCTTGATGGAAAACAGTGGGGCTGGGAGAGGGTCATGCTCGCTTTTGCATGATTGAATTTGCTTTTAATTTGTACTAATCTAATTTCAGCATTGTAAGATTTTTCCAAGTATATTCCTTACACTTCTTGAAGCTAATTAAGCTTTACTAACTTGCATTGGCCTTTTGTTAACTTTTAGAAACATTGTGGGGCATGTTAATTGTGCACTCTATAAATATAAAGACGATGTTACTTTATTTagcagaaagaaaaaaaaaacatattaaacGTGTTCATCATTTCTATATAAAGAAAGTTAATGCCATTTGGGTCATTTGAATATAGTGGTTTTACCCTCCTAAATTTTTAAGTTAACAGTGGAccttcaattttcaattcaaattttaatcaattgatgagatccttcaactttcaagttaatCGCCGGTGGTGTACTGGGTTAACCTTGTCTTGcaatcctagccggcaaaggagtACAAAGTGGAAAATCCTAAGTCATCCAATTAGTTCCGTCCTCAATTTCCAACCCTGAGTATACACTCCGTGCACAAGGAGTTTACAATCAGCCCAGCCGCCCTTAGTTTCCACCCCTGCTTTTACACTCTACAATGAGTCTTCATCACCTCTGATCAATAATTTTTTACTGGAGCAAGACTTTCAGGTGACTCTTGGACCATTGAACTACGCCCCCGTTGCCATTAATATGTAACTTTTGCATCGATAAAAGGTTGCTCTTTTTCTCCTCAAAACAAcattattgattatatattcAGCTTTCAACCCCATAAACATATACATCAGCAGCTGCATGCAGAAGTCACTTCTCCCCATGAATATGTACATGCAAAAGCCATTTCTCCCCATAAACAGCATGATCACCATGCAGAGGCCATTATTTCTCCCCACAAACATCTCCATGCagagaaattttcatttttctggTCAGACTTCAAATGGGATGGCCAGAAATAATCATTCCCCTCCATATCATATTAGTGCAGCAGAGGATGATGAGTACATAGATATAGAAGTGAACTCTTTTTCTCCACAAAGCACAGACTTTGAGTTCCATATGACTTCTTCTTTCAATGACAACAAAGAGCTCACTATGCTCCCAGCAGATGATCTCTTCTACAAAGGGAAACTCCTCCCTCTTCTCCTCCCTCCGCGGCTTCAAACCGTCCAAAACCTCCTCAAAACCACCCCAATAGGAGATCACCACTCCATTGttgaggaagatgatgatgatgatgagttcATCATTATGGAATTTGCAAGCTCTAATCCTTGGGAAAACAGTACTAGTGGTACTCCAGTAGAGCCATTCAGACTCAGCTTTTCACTCACCCCTGCTGAAAACTTTAAAAGGTCCACTTGTTTGAGCACTTCCATTATTAAGCATCAAGAGAAGAAACATTCTTGGCTCATCAGTAAGCTCAGACTGTTTAAGAAATCGTTGATCGGTAACAGGGGAAAGGGTTCAAGGGTCTGTAGTCTCAGATCATTTTTCAGAAAGTCTGCCTGTATAGATGTTTCTTCTGCAATGGCTCCGGACTACAATCCAATTAACAGGGTGGGGATTAAGGATAAAGTGGTGATGAGGAGTTATCACAGAAGGCCATCACTCTCATTCTCATCTGCAGAATTCAAAGGGCGTTCCTTttcctcttcatcttcatctttctcctcctcctccttctcaTCCATTTCCTTCAGTTCAAGGGATTTTCATGATGAGCTAAACTTCCACAAGAGAAGCTGCAGTTTCACTTCAGACATTGATGGTCCCATTGAGGCAGCAATTGCTCACTGCAAAACCATCCACAATCGTCCATgatggaattaattaattaatttgaatggTCCGAATTAATAAGTCATTGTATGTAGTAATATTCCGTGAATTAATACTAGAGTGTTGCAAAGATGTTGTGtaatgaatttgatttttgaacATGATTATGCATTGACTAAAAATCATGATTATGCATTGACCTAGACAAGGctaattttttatacaaataaagcCCAGCAAATCCCCAACAATTTACATGTACAaacttaataagagccaaataTGTTAAGCacgaaaaaaaatgttatgtgtaattatttattcaaatgaATGATTgatattatttctatttaaatattttaaaatggtttTCCTATCCTACCCTTAATCATTAATAACTTCTCTCATAACTAACctttattgactctttgtgctccagtaggttgagaaagtagttatgaacagatactacattgtaagaaagtagttatgaacagatactacattgtaacagagtcagtagtactacaaaaaaaaaaatttgtgcgGCTCCGTCCAATAGGAAATTAgctataaaataaaagatgaatGTAGAAGAAGACTACCatctttaatattaatatagatACACTGTGCAgtacttaccattgaagaagaATACCATCTTTTTACCTAAAGTTCAAGAATTGTATAGAAGATTTGTACGCCAGATCTCTCCAAGAACACTCCTTTTCATCCATGTAGGATTCCCTTATGACTTATTTCcgtttattttcttgttttatttaaGGCTTTTCTTCATCACAATCCCATGTAAATGTGGGTTTTCTTGATGTTCATGTGAACTATGAGTGTCGATTTGTTGTTTGCTCAGTCCAATTGGGGTTTTCTTTCATCGAGACGCTTCAATTTTCCAGCCCAAAAACTTCCTCCGCCTTTTTGTACTGGTAAATTTTCCTCCATTAGGTTTTTGAAATTgaagttcaaatttaatttttaggttAGTTAAAAGCATAAGTGTGCTAATGTGCTATTTTCTGATTTGCATATAATTAATGAACGCTTGTGAATAATTAATGCatgatttgtgttttttttttatttttttaggcACAAAAACATTGTTGAGAGAAAATAGCTCTcacaataattttcaatataatgTGTTTGAGCtatttcttaataaaataatgtggAACTTTTGTTTGGAATAATAAACTCACTGGATCTCTATGAACAACAATCTGACGAGTTTACTTCAAGGAGGCTTGATGAGATGCTTAATTTGATGATTGAAGCACTGCCACCATGCCATTTTTCTGCCAAGCGTCATAGACTCGACTGCCtgtatttccttttttttttgagtactgctgactctgttacaatgtagtatctattcatagttactttcttcTCTCcgttttggtaaatttacagggtcttctTTCTCTCcgttctccgtccgtttaacggtccggggtccacccacgttctttctcaaccttttttttttttggtaaatccacGTTCTTtctcaaccttttttttttttggtaaatccttttttttggtcctttttttttgtggtaAATTTAGAGGGTCTTCTTTCTCCCCGTctgtttaacggtccggggtccacccacgtttgagtcaacagttgcctccactgaggctcgaacccactcccatcatccatgtgggagtgttaaatgggacaccggatgccacttgaccacaaggtctttggcatatttTCAAGGTGAGgactagggtgtgtttggtagcccggaaaatgagttctggaaaatcattttctgggtttttggtgtttggcagtgtctggaaaatgcagtcaacggaaattgAATCAACAGCAATttatttccgttgaccaaggaaaatgaggtcatttttccaaaaaatgactttcgaattttttttttcggaagtcattttctggacttggcttcaacaattttttggccaaaatgaccacatatgttactttttaaaagaaatattattattttatatattattattattattattattttatattttaaaaaataattaaaatgtaaaattatagaatttaatttatttttcagaaaatgaattaaacacacaaagacagtttttcataatgcaaccaaacaccgaaaatgaaactattttctaaaaaatgactcattttttaaaaaatatttttcagaagtcaatttcctactttccaaacacaccccaaGTGACTTGTGTGTTTTGCTAATCCATGTATTTCCATAGTCGATATTATTACGACTTTTAACCATGTGTGGATAACGCACATGATAACTCAATACTGAGGAGGAGTGACCTTGTTGCTTCTTTTGTACGGCTCCGTTAATTTCTTTTGAAcatgcattatttattttttatcgtAATCATCGAGGATATAATAAAAGATGGATGTTGTTTAGCAAAAACATAAAACTTATTGAATATCCTACTCGGTGCCACAAAAATTCACGGTGGCTATATCCTATATGTGCCTATACATTGGGTTAACCTCATGGTCTTTTAAGTTTCCTTGTGCACCGTTCCAATTGGAAAATGAAACAATGTGAAGAGTGTTCCGTATTTCTACACTTTCAGTGCCACATCCACACTGCCCTACTATCATTTGAACTGCAAAATTTGTAGTATGTATTACAGATTTAAGCATTTTTCTCATTCTAATTATATGAacactttaaccaattaagaaacattaatttaaaaatacacattgggCATGGTCTAATCGTGCAAAGCGCTTGTGATAACTAGTATTCTTAaaaagggcaaattattgtgtagaccatggtccaaaatatCGTCGTGAATATTaagattaaaataatgtacattatgtgttagaataatgtacattatgttctaaaataatgtacattacgtGTTaggataatgtacattatgtgttaaaataatatacattacgtgttagaataatgaaacatctgagttaatataatgtacattatgttttaaaataatgtgcattatgctttagaataatgtacattatgttttagaataatgcacattatgggtgtgtttggttcgcacatgggaatcggaatcggtatgggtatcaaatacttggtaatggtaatgagttttggtgaaagtattttgcatgtttggtagtagggtggaatgtgaatgattattaatagttggggaagaaagtaGGAAGGGCAATGAAatccttatttcattagggtatggattttctaattaatgaggtattccgatccaaacccatagtagtattctaaaacctataaaccaaacaataacaatcactttgatacccataacttatgtctaaacccactaaccaaacacaccctatgaGTTATTGTTGCGCTGGGCGCctgaaaaaatgaaactaagtaaaactacgtcattttttgtttttgaaccgtggtctaaaattgtgaatattgagtaatgtaaaaggtggacccaggtccatgttcacaattaaaaaactatatgttcacaattttagaactttatattcacaattaactAGGGTTTCTCTAATCTCTCTTGTCTCTGGTTATCAACGCGGCCTCTGCCTCCGTGAAGCAAGCGCATCGGAGGCGACGTCCCATCGTCTTCCCCGGCTGCCATCTCCACCTCAGACAGCGTCCGCCCTTCGTTGTCTTCTCTGTTTTCACCGTTTTTCCTCCATCTCCACTGCTACCGGTcgtttctctcttattttcgcATTGTTGTTTTCATTTGCGTTgatttactattttaattttgtttgcaatttatgtgtttttcctctcgttgttttgacgagtttcttcctctcgtttacTTTGGCGAGTTCTTTTTCATAAAGCGAGAaacgataaaactagtcatgacatatgtgaatctcatcctgggcgacaaacatgacaatgaaaaagagactcctctgaactatgatatgcagttcaacctgatggagatattgtcaatggatagaagaatgaaaatagatacttaggtggtgtgcaagactattCAACCAGTGTTAGTCTTGCGTACAtttgaccaaatcattaaagaagctttaagttcatccaaagaattcagcttcaaatttgtaaaacagtctgcgaatcaagttttctatagcattgttagggaagttgtttctatgtctgagtgtaaggaatgtttgaccatttcatcgatctttattgtaaacgtttcagcctatgattaatgaattagcttttttattttcaaaaaaaaaaaaaagaactttatattcacaattttaaatctcaatatacaaaattacattacttaatattcacaatttttgaactctatattcacaattttgttatataaatttaaaaattgtgttatgttattaaatataaagttttataattgtgaacatagaattctaaaattataaatatagagttttaaaattgtgaacatggactcgGTCCATGGATGGCATAACAATTTAGATGCTAGGGAATCGTTCATTCGTTGAATCGATGTTatacaatcgttataccctgcaccacggtgcacatagcaatgtacaCCACGTatgtaaaacgacgtcgtttcggtgttaatggacgcggatgcgaatgactcagggaattcattatctataatacacataatcattatctataatacacagaatgtttgcctagaatacacagaatgtttgcccagaatacacagaatattgacacaaaatacacagatgttagtggacgcagaCGCAGACGCAGAcacgaatgactccagggaattcattatctataatacacataattattatatagaatacacagaacgtttgcctagaatacacagaatgtttacccagaatacacagaatattgacacaaaatacacagaactcatcctcctaacattcgaatgcacaaacacatcacaacctgtattaataacatgaatacacagaatatttacacaaaatacacagaactcatcctcctaaacattcgaatgcacaaacacatcacaacagtgttactaacatgaaatcacaacatgtgttactaacatgaatatacataacttttgcctagaatacacagaacggttgcctagaatacacagaatgattgcctggaatacacagaatattaacatgaatacagagaccggccgaaacgggaaacgtgatttttaaaaaaaatggacgattagtttacaatgctcaaaacgacgtcgtttaggtacgtggtgcacattgctatgtgcaccgtggtgcagag encodes:
- the LOC116029549 gene encoding probable membrane-associated kinase regulator 4 — protein: MQKSLLPMNMYMQKPFLPINSMITMQRPLFLPTNISMQRNFHFSGQTSNGMARNNHSPPYHISAAEDDEYIDIEVNSFSPQSTDFEFHMTSSFNDNKELTMLPADDLFYKGKLLPLLLPPRLQTVQNLLKTTPIGDHHSIVEEDDDDDEFIIMEFASSNPWENSTSGTPVEPFRLSFSLTPAENFKRSTCLSTSIIKHQEKKHSWLISKLRLFKKSLIGNRGKGSRVCSLRSFFRKSACIDVSSAMAPDYNPINRVGIKDKVVMRSYHRRPSLSFSSAEFKGRSFSSSSSSFSSSSFSSISFSSRDFHDELNFHKRSCSFTSDIDGPIEAAIAHCKTIHNRP